AAAAACTTTGTCGCGGCGTAACCTCTTCTTGCACCACCCCAAATGGCAATTAACAGGTATAAAGGAATCAGTTCCAGTTCATAAAACAGGAAAAATAAGAGTAAATCTTGTGCCAGAAAGGCTCCTATGACTCCAGTACTTAACAGTAGGATGAGTGAGTAATACAGTCGTGGACGTTGTATGGAAACATCGCTGCTGGAGATGGCAATGCAAGTTAATAGTCCATTTAAAACCAGCAAGGGTAAAGATAAACCATCTATTCCGAGGTTATAACTTAAGCCTAGAGCATCTACCCAAGGTATAAACTCACTAAACTGTTGAGTAATTTTTCCTGGGTCGAATTGAATTGCCAGAAAGATTGACCACACGAAAGTCATCCCAGCAAAGACAAAAGCCATGCTCCTGGCTAGTTTCCCATCAATCACAGTAGGCCAAAAACCGATAATAGTTGCGCCTAACAATGGCAGCAAAATCAATGCACTCAGCATAGTTTAGAGAGAATTAGAGATTAGGGAATTTGGAGTAGGGAGTGCGGAGTAGATTTTTTACTCTGCACTCAGCACTTTTAAAAATGCAAGTTATTGAGCAGTCCTAATGACCAGCTAATAAAAAAGCCAAGAAGGCTAATAACTACGAGAATAGTCAACATATAGCCTTGGGACTGGCCAGAAATGCTATACCTTAAACTTTGTCCGCCGAGAATTGTGAAAATCCCCACCAAGTTTACTAGGCCATCAACTAGATAGCGATCGCTCCAAGCCGATATCTTAGACAGCAATGCTACTGCCCCAACTATTGTTAATCGATAGATGCGGTCTATGTAAAAATCGTAACCCAACAAGTCCTGCAAAAATCGCCATACCAAAATTCTCGATCTTGACCAGGCTTTATGTAGGTACATTGTGGAACCGATGCCGACTCCTAAGACAGTAGAAGTTAATAATATTCCTACTACGTACCAGTTAATACTATTTCTATCTGGTAGTAAGTACCATTGCTGAAGCATGAGGGGTAATATTAGGGTCAGTATCGTCAACGTCACCATTGGAAATGCCATTTGCCAGCCAACTTCTGGGGAACGACGAGTTTTTTGTTGCGGTGTACCCCAAAAGATTAATCTAAAGACTCTTGTCAAGTTTAAGGCTGTTAAGCCATTAACTATCACTAAAATGGCAATTACCCAAGGGCTAATTGCTACTAAACCATCAGCCCATGACAGCATTGCCCAAAAACTTCCCAGGGGTAGCAATGTAATCATCCCAGCCGAGCCGACAACAAAGGCGGTGGTAGTTGCAGGCATCCGCGACCATAAACCGCCCATCTCTGTTAAATCTTGAGTACTGGTAGTGTAAATAACTGAACCGGAACTCATAAATAATAATGCTTTGGCGATCGCATGAGTCAACAGCAACATTACGGCTACACCCCCTTGCTGCATACCTACCGCCAAAAACACTAGTCCCATATATGCACTAGTAGAATGAGAAAGCGATCTCTTAATATCAATTTGTGCCAGAGATACTAAAGTCGCACCCACTGCCGTCACTGAACCCATCACAATTAACGCATTCAATGCCACTGGCGATAAAGCCAAAATAGGTTGCAGTTTGTACAGTAAATAAGCACCGCCAGCTACTACCAACGAATTTCGCATCACTGAAGCAGGGTTTGGCCCTTCCATTGCTTCATCTAGCCACAAGTGCAAGGGGAACTGAGCGCACTTCCCCGCTGGCCCAGCAATTAAACCCAAACCAAGTAAAGTTGATGCTACTGGACTGAGATTTGCTGTTTGCGCCCACTCATACAAATCAGAAAAATTTAAGCTACCTGCCCAACTCGAAAGCGTCACCACCGACATCAGCAATAATAAGTCGCCCACACGCTTGGTTAAAAAAGCATCCCGCGCTGCTGTTACTACCAAAGGTTGAGCGTACCAGAAGCCTACTAATAAATAGGTAGAAAGGGTGAGGACTTCTAACAAGGCATAACTGAGAAATAAAGAGTCACTAATTGCTAAACCACTCAGTGCCGCTTCAAAAAAACCAAGTAGTGCAAAAAAGCGTGCCAGTGACCAGTCTTTCTCTAGATAACCTAAAGCGTAAATTTGCGCCAACAAACTTAACCCTGTGATTAAAACTGTTGCCCCAACACTCACAGGCGATAGTTCTAATGAAAGAGATAAGTTTAAATTCGCGGCTTGAAACCAGCTAACCAGTATATTTTCTGGTTCTCTGTCCCAAACATCTTTAAACACAAATAAGCTATGAGCAAAAGCCAAAACAGTGGTCAACAAGTTGAAATATGCCGCTGGTCTGGGGCCTGTCTTTCTGATTATTCCCATACCCCAGGGCAAAGTTAACAGTGCGCCCATTAAACTATACAAAGGCACACACCAACTTGTTGAAAATAGAAACTCATTCATTTAATTTGCTTACCTTTACAACTCTGCCTTGATTTTTTTAGCTTTTTGAACAACAATTGTTTACTAAATCTTTTTAGTGAAAATATTTGTTAAATTATTCTTCTATTAGATTTTCCATGAGTATTTTTGACTTAATGACTCTGGAATATATTTAAACCAATAAACTTATTTTACATATTCAAATTCTCCACCTTTAATTGAAATCATGCTAAATTTGTAAATTTCTATTTCTACTTCTTAGCAGAGAGTTTTATAAGATATATTTGAAAAAGTTATAGGCTTTTTAGATATTCCTATTAACGCACTACAAAACAGAGGAAAGATAGAAACTGTAAAACATGCAGTAGTTTTATCTTCCTCACCAGACCAAATTAGTCTTGGCTATGAACAGCTTTTTGTATATGTAATAAAGAAATTATAAAGCATAAGCGTCTGCTCTTGTAATCAGTGGACTTAAAGAGAGCAGAAACCTGGTATGACAAAGAATTAAGTTTTTTAAAACTTTTTTATTATAAACTATTATACTAATTTATATTGCCAGGGGAGCCAACCTTTCCTATGCTTATTTTGGAAGTGTCTTTTAGCTCAAGATGAGCTTCCCCGTCAAAATTTTCAAACCACAGTACTGATTGGATTAAATTTTTAGGAGTTTCTGCGATGCCAATTGCAGTTGGAATGATTGAGACTAAGGGCTTTCCAGCAGTAGTAGAAGCTGCTGATGCGATGGTGAAAGCTGCCCGTGTAACTTTGGTAGGATATGAAAAAATTGGTAGCGCTCGTGTCACCGTAATCGTGCGGGGTGATGTTTCCGAAGTGCAAGCTTCAGTTGCAGCAGGAATTGAAGCGGCAAGAAGAGTAAATGGTGGTGAAGTGGTTTCCACTCACATCATTGCGCGTCCCCATGAAAACTTGGAATACGTATTGCCGATTCGTTACACCGAAGCTGTGGAACAGTTTCGCACTTAAAAGCTGAGAAGACAAAGTGACTGACGGGGTTGCTTGCTTGATCTGCGCTTTTGTTTTGTTTGAGAAAATTTAATTAGGAATTACAACTAATGTCAATTGCAGTGGGAATGGTAGAAACCCTTGGCTTTCCAGCAGTAGTGGAAGCTGCTGACGCGATGGTGAAAGCCGCTCGTGTAACCTTAGTAGGTTACGAAAAAATCGGTAGTGGTCGTGTCACCGTAATTGTCCGGGGTGATGTTTCCGAAGTCCAAGCTTCTGTAGCAGCTGGCGTTGAATCAGTTAAGCGCGTGAATGGTGGACAAGTACTGTCTACTCACATCATTGCGCGTCCCCATGAAAACTTGGAATACGTGCTGCCAATTCGTTATACAGAAGACGTAGAACAATTCCGGGAAAATGTCAATGCAATTCGTCCTTTCGGCGGCAGAAGACCATAACATATAATGCAAATTGCCAAAGTGCGTGGCACAGTAGTTAGCACTCAAAAAGAACCAAGTCTTAGAGGTGTAAAACTACTGCTGTTGCAATTAGTGGATGAAGAAGGAAACATCCTGCCACAATACGAGGTAGCAGCGGATACGGTGGGAGCAGGAGTAGATGAGTGGGTGCTGGTCAGTTGTGGCAGTGCCGCTCGTCAAATTCTTGGTAACGAACAACGCCCTTTAGATGCAGCAGTTGTGGCGATAATTGATACTATTCATGTTCAAGATCGCCTTATCTACAGTAAAAAAGACCAATATAGATAGTCAACAGTCAACAGTCAAAAGGAGCTAGAGGTTGGGCGGTTTTCCCAACTGAAAGCAACTGGCATTAAAGGTCAGTAAACTATGGACTATTGACTATAGACTATTGACTATTTACAAAAAGCTTAATTCAGGAGGAATCTCGCGATGGCAGTCAGCAGCACGGCGGCACCCCCAACCCCGTGGTCAAAAAGTTTAGCTGAGCCAGAAATCCACGAAACTTCATTCGTACATTCTTTCTCTAACATTATTGGTGATGTGCGGATAGGTGCAAATGTAATCGTTGCTCCGGGGACTTCGATTAGAGCGGATGAAGGTACACCTTTTCATATCGGTGAAAAGACCAATATCCAAGATGGTGTAGTGATTCATGGTTTAGAGCAAGGTCGAGTAGTCGGTGATGATGGCGAAGAATACTCGGTCTGGGTTGGGAATAATGCTTCCCTAACCCACATGGCTCTGATTCATGGCCCAGCTTATGTAGGGGATAATTGCTTTATTGGCTTTCGCTCTACGGTATTTAATGCCAGAGTGGGTAAGGGCTGCATCGTGATGATGCACGCTTTAATTCAAGATGTAGAAATTCCCTCTGGTAAATATGTGCCGTCGGGAGCGATAATCACAAGCCAGCAGCAAGCTGACCGTCTGCCAGATGTGCAAGATCAAGATGAGCAATTTGCCCATCATGTAGTGGGGATTAATCAAGCATTGCGGGCTGGTTATCGCTGTGCTGCGGATAGCAAATGTATTGCACCCATCCGGGATGAATTAGCTAAATCTTATACAGGTAATGGTGTTACTGTCTTAGAGTTGGAAAGGAGTAGTGAAGTGGCAAGCAATAGCTTGGGTGCAGAAACAGTAGATCAAGTGCGCTATCTGTTAGAGCAAGGTTATAAGATTGGTACAGAACATGTAGACCAAAGACGCTTTAGGACTGGTTCTTGGACTAGCTGCCAGCCAATTGAAGCGCGATCTGTGAATGAAGCTTTATCAGCATTGGCAAGCTGTCTGGCAGACCACAGTGGTGAGTACGTACGTTTATTTGGGATTGACCCTAAAGGTAAACGTCGGGTGTTAGAGACAATTATCCAACGCCCAGATGGTGTGGTAAAAGTAGCAGCTAACTTTAAAGCACCTGCAAGTACAAGTAGTTCCAGCTACACTAGTTACAACAGCAACGGCAATGGTAGTAGTAACGGTGCTGGTATTGGTTCAATTAGCGCTGAAACTGTAGACCAAATCCGCCAATTATTAGCAGGTGGTTACAAAATTGGGTCTGAACACGTAGATGAGCGTCGTTTTCGGACTGGTTCTTGGGCTAGTTGTAAGCCCATAGACGCTACTTCTACTAATGAAGTTGTGGCGGCTTTAGAAGAATGTCTTGAAAGCCATCAAGGCGAATATGTCCGTTTAATTGGTATTGACCCGAAAGCCAAGCGTCGGGTATTAGAAAGCATTATTCAACGACCTAATGGCCCTGTAGCGGTCTCTAATGGTCAGAAATCTTATGCTAGTTCAAGTAGTGTTAGCTCGACAACCGCAACCGCAACGACGACAAGCAATCGGTTAAATACAGAAGTTGTAGACCAGCTACGGCAATTGTTGGCAAGTGGTTATAAAATTAGTGCCGAACACGTAGACCAAAGACGTTTCCGGACTGGTTCTTGGGCAAGCTGTGGACAAATTGAGGCCAGATCGGAAAGAGATGCGATCGCAGCTTTGGAAACATATCTTTCTGAATATCCTGGTGAGTACGTGCGGTTGATTGGGATTGACCCGAAAGCCAAACGTCGAGTGTTGGAAACAATTATTCAACGTCCGTAGTAGTGCTGAGTTGAAAGTGCTGAGGAGCCAGTCGCGTGGGCGGCTCTGCCGACTTGAGCGGTAGCGAGCCTGCGAGAGTCACTGGCGTTGCTGAGTTGAAAGTATTGAGTTAACTTTGAACCAGAATATTTAGTCATA
This window of the Nostoc sp. HK-01 genome carries:
- a CDS encoding microcompartment protein; this translates as MPIAVGMIETKGFPAVVEAADAMVKAARVTLVGYEKIGSARVTVIVRGDVSEVQASVAAGIEAARRVNGGEVVSTHIIARPHENLEYVLPIRYTEAVEQFRT
- a CDS encoding microcompartment protein, with the protein product MSIAVGMVETLGFPAVVEAADAMVKAARVTLVGYEKIGSGRVTVIVRGDVSEVQASVAAGVESVKRVNGGQVLSTHIIARPHENLEYVLPIRYTEDVEQFRENVNAIRPFGGRRP
- a CDS encoding NdhF3 family NAD(P)H dehydrogenase, with translation MNEFLFSTSWCVPLYSLMGALLTLPWGMGIIRKTGPRPAAYFNLLTTVLAFAHSLFVFKDVWDREPENILVSWFQAANLNLSLSLELSPVSVGATVLITGLSLLAQIYALGYLEKDWSLARFFALLGFFEAALSGLAISDSLFLSYALLEVLTLSTYLLVGFWYAQPLVVTAARDAFLTKRVGDLLLLMSVVTLSSWAGSLNFSDLYEWAQTANLSPVASTLLGLGLIAGPAGKCAQFPLHLWLDEAMEGPNPASVMRNSLVVAGGAYLLYKLQPILALSPVALNALIVMGSVTAVGATLVSLAQIDIKRSLSHSTSAYMGLVFLAVGMQQGGVAVMLLLTHAIAKALLFMSSGSVIYTTSTQDLTEMGGLWSRMPATTTAFVVGSAGMITLLPLGSFWAMLSWADGLVAISPWVIAILVIVNGLTALNLTRVFRLIFWGTPQQKTRRSPEVGWQMAFPMVTLTILTLILPLMLQQWYLLPDRNSINWYVVGILLTSTVLGVGIGSTMYLHKAWSRSRILVWRFLQDLLGYDFYIDRIYRLTIVGAVALLSKISAWSDRYLVDGLVNLVGIFTILGGQSLRYSISGQSQGYMLTILVVISLLGFFISWSLGLLNNLHF
- a CDS encoding ethanolamine utilization protein EutN/carboxysome structural protein Ccml, yielding MQIAKVRGTVVSTQKEPSLRGVKLLLLQLVDEEGNILPQYEVAADTVGAGVDEWVLVSCGSAARQILGNEQRPLDAAVVAIIDTIHVQDRLIYSKKDQYR
- a CDS encoding ribulose bisphosphate carboxylase small chain, which translates into the protein MAVSSTAAPPTPWSKSLAEPEIHETSFVHSFSNIIGDVRIGANVIVAPGTSIRADEGTPFHIGEKTNIQDGVVIHGLEQGRVVGDDGEEYSVWVGNNASLTHMALIHGPAYVGDNCFIGFRSTVFNARVGKGCIVMMHALIQDVEIPSGKYVPSGAIITSQQQADRLPDVQDQDEQFAHHVVGINQALRAGYRCAADSKCIAPIRDELAKSYTGNGVTVLELERSSEVASNSLGAETVDQVRYLLEQGYKIGTEHVDQRRFRTGSWTSCQPIEARSVNEALSALASCLADHSGEYVRLFGIDPKGKRRVLETIIQRPDGVVKVAANFKAPASTSSSSYTSYNSNGNGSSNGAGIGSISAETVDQIRQLLAGGYKIGSEHVDERRFRTGSWASCKPIDATSTNEVVAALEECLESHQGEYVRLIGIDPKAKRRVLESIIQRPNGPVAVSNGQKSYASSSSVSSTTATATTTSNRLNTEVVDQLRQLLASGYKISAEHVDQRRFRTGSWASCGQIEARSERDAIAALETYLSEYPGEYVRLIGIDPKAKRRVLETIIQRP